GCCCCAGCGGCGCGCCGGAGTACAGGCCCCACGGCTGCGGGAACATGGCCTGCTGCCGCTGGATGATCGGTGCGGCGCGCAGCCGGTCGGCCAGGTCCTGCCGGGTCCGGGCGTCCGCGTCCGCGGGAAGAGCGTCGAACTCGATCACCGCGGGGTCCCGTGAGTACTCCCGCAGCGTTCCGGCCAGGGCCTTCAGGTCCGCCGCCGGCACCACCCGCGCCAGCACGACCGCGATCATGCGGGCGGTCGGCGTCAGGTCGTCGTCGGCGTCCGCCTCCGCGACGGCCTGCGCGACCTCGGCAGGCAGGTCGGCCGGCACCTGCTCACGCAGGATGAGCCTGAGCTCCCGGCGGACCCGCTGCAACCGGCGGACCGTCGCGGACAGCTCCGCGTCGAGCCGCGCCAGCGACTGCGTCAGGTCCTCATCCGCCTCGTCCAGCGCGGCGACCTGACTCAGCGACAGCCCGAGGTCGGTCAGCCGCTTGATCCGCAGCACCCGCACCAGGTGCACCGCGCCGTAGCTCTTGTAGCCGTTGGACGCCCGCGCAGGCTCCGCGAGCACCCCGACGTCGTGGTAGTGCCGGATGGTGCGCAGCGTCGTGCCGGTGAGCTCGGCCAACTCACGGGTACTCCACCCCAACGCCGCCCCCTCTCATCGCTGTCCGCCGACACCGATCATTGAAGGCCATGCCGTAACGGCACAGTCAAGCCGTGACCGCCGCAGACGCCGTAGGGCGCGCGAAAAGATCCGGTCCGCGGATGTCGAGAACCGGGCCGGCCGCTCCGACCTCTGTGCTGGGCGCCGGCCGTCGGCGTCCGGTCAGGAGGGAACGATCATGGGTTTGCCCGTCGTGCACTTCGAGGTCATCGGCGCCGTACCCACCCGGTTGCGGGACTACTACGGTTCGCTGTTCCAGTGGCGGTTCACCACCGGGGACGCGGCCAGCGAGAAGGTGTCCTCGCCCGGCGACTACCACTTCATGGACGGCAGTACGACCGGGGACGGCAGTACGACCGGGGACGGCACCCGGGGCATCAACGGCGGCATCGGTGGCGGTGCGGGA
This genomic window from Catenuloplanes niger contains:
- a CDS encoding VOC family protein, giving the protein MGLPVVHFEVIGAVPTRLRDYYGSLFQWRFTTGDAASEKVSSPGDYHFMDGSTTGDGSTTGDGTRGINGGIGGGAGFTPRVTFYVGVPDVEEALRKAEALGGRRLMGPEPGSGDFAVGHFADPEGNVIGVAGPSA
- a CDS encoding helix-turn-helix domain-containing protein; translated protein: MAELTGTTLRTIRHYHDVGVLAEPARASNGYKSYGAVHLVRVLRIKRLTDLGLSLSQVAALDEADEDLTQSLARLDAELSATVRRLQRVRRELRLILREQVPADLPAEVAQAVAEADADDDLTPTARMIAVVLARVVPAADLKALAGTLREYSRDPAVIEFDALPADADARTRQDLADRLRAAPIIQRQQAMFPQPWGLYSGAPLGPDAALDVVGQAITEFYNPAQIDVLVRMTP